CGCTGCTCTTCACGCTGCGGCGCGCCTGAAAAAGAAAATCCCCCGGCTCGGGCGCGAGCCGGGGGATTCGGTCCGCCCTTCGCCCTACGCGTTCTTGCGCTGCGCCACCGGGGCGTCCGGGTGCTGGACGAAATAGTCGTAGTTCTTCTGGATGAACGCCTTCCACTGCTCGGGAACCGCGCTCTCCTCGAAGATGGCCGTGACCGGGCACTCCGGCTCGCAGGCGGCGCAGTCGATGCACTCCTCCGGCTTGATGTAGAGCTGATCCTCGCCCTCGTAGATGCACTCGACAGGGCACACGTCCACGCAGGCCCGGTCCTTCACCCCGATGCAGGGCTCAGCAATGATATAGGTCATCGCGGGGCACTCCTTCTCCTTGTCCAGGAAACCCGGACCGGGCCGGCTGTCAGCCGCCGGAGGCACCCGCCCGCTTCGGGGCCAGCAGGAGCACCAGACGCTCCGGGTGGGACGGGCTTTTCGCCTCCCGGATCTCGAAGCCGGCCTCGCACCGCTGGCACCAGACCTCCGTCCGGCCCGGGCGGAGCGTCAGGAGCTCGGAGCAGTTCGGGCAGCCGACCTGAGCCTTCTCCCAGGAGAACTCCGCGTCCACTGACTCCCCTCCGGGCCGCGCGGCAGCGCACCGGTTCTCTAGCACAGCCCCCCGGTCCCGTCAACCCCAACAACCCCCCGACGCGTGCCCGCGCAACTACGACGTGGGGGCGTGTCGCATCCCCTGGCGGACGTTCAGGGCCTGCATCTCCTCCGCCAGCTCCAGGGTCCGGTTCATCGCGGTTCGAGCCTTCGCCTGCTGCTGAGAGGTTGTGGCGTAGCGGCCCAGGAGCTCCTTTCCCAACTCGTGATGGAACCCCTCGTCCGCCTGGATCACCTCTCGGTAGAGGCGGGCGGTCTCGGCGTCCCCCTGCCGCTCGCAGAACGCGATGAACTCCCGGTTCCAGACGGTGGCGATGGCCTCCCGGGTGAACTGGGCGGCGGCAATCCGCTCCACCATGTCGTTCAGGCTCGTCAGGTACAGGTACAGCTCCCCGTACCCCTTGGCCAGGGGATTGAACCCGGTGACATCGACCCCCAGTGCCCGGAGACGCTCCTGGATCAGCCGGTAGTGCTTCGCCTCATCGCCGATCTGGCGCGCGAAGGCCAGCTTCACCTCGACCTCGGGGGTGGTCGCCAGCCACCGGGCGGCGATCTCGGTCGCCTCCAACTCGCTCCGGAGCGCGATCCTCAACAACTTCTCGATGGTGAGAGCCCCATCCAACTCGGCCCGGAGCGTCTCCTCCGGGGAAAGCCGCCGGAGCACCTGATCGAGCGATTCCTCCAGCCCCCTGACGAAGGCCGGCCCATCCATCCCCGCTCCTTCCCCAATCCGACCTGTCCAGCCCTTGAAAATCAGTCTCCCGGATACAGACGGAATTGTCAAGCGGCCGCCCCCCGCTCACACCCCCAGGTAGCGGCGGGCGTCCTCGGGCCGGAGGTCAGCGGCCCGTCCCGCGAAGATCACGCGCCCCTTGCTGAGCAGGACGAAGCGATCCCCCAGCGCCCGGGCCAGCGGGAGGTTCTGCTCCACCAGGAGCGTGCTCAGACCGGCCCCCTTCAGTTCCGCCAGGACACGCCGGATCTCCGCGACCACCAGCGGGCCCAGACCCTCCGAGGGTTCATCCAGCAGCAGGAGGGTCGGGTTTCCCACCAGGGCCCGGCCGATGGCGAGCATCTGTTGCTCCCCGCCCGAGAGCGCCCGGCCGTACACGGCGGCCCGTTCCCGGAGCCGGGGGAAGAGGCGGTACACCGCCTCCACCCCGAAGGGACCGGGGCCGTTCCTTCGCCGCGCCGCGATCCGGAGGTGCTCTTCCACCGTGAGGGTCGGAAAGATGCGCCGGTCCTCCGGCACGTAGCCGACCCCGAGGCGGGCCACCCGGTGGGGGGGGAGCCCGACGAGCGCGACCCCGCCGAACGTGATCCGGCCGGCCCGCGGAGGGACGAACCCCACGATGCTCTGAAGCAGGGTGCTCTTCCCTGCCCCATTGCGCCCCAGGAGGCAGCAGACCTCCCCCGGCTCCACCGCGAAGCTCACCCCCTGGAGGATGTGGGACTCCCCGTAGAAGACGTGCAGGTCCTCCACCGCCAGCATCAGGCCACCCCGAAGTAGGCCCGCTGCACGGCCGGGTCGGCCCGGATGGCCTCCGGGGGGCCATCCGCAAGGACCTCTCCGCCCGCCAGGACCGTCACCCGGTCCGCCAGGCGGAAGACCACGTCCATGTCGTGCTCGA
The Candidatus Methylomirabilis sp. DNA segment above includes these coding regions:
- a CDS encoding ferredoxin family protein, which encodes MTYIIAEPCIGVKDRACVDVCPVECIYEGEDQLYIKPEECIDCAACEPECPVTAIFEESAVPEQWKAFIQKNYDYFVQHPDAPVAQRKNA
- a CDS encoding ABC transporter ATP-binding protein; protein product: MMLAVEDLHVFYGESHILQGVSFAVEPGEVCCLLGRNGAGKSTLLQSIVGFVPPRAGRITFGGVALVGLPPHRVARLGVGYVPEDRRIFPTLTVEEHLRIAARRRNGPGPFGVEAVYRLFPRLRERAAVYGRALSGGEQQMLAIGRALVGNPTLLLLDEPSEGLGPLVVAEIRRVLAELKGAGLSTLLVEQNLPLARALGDRFVLLSKGRVIFAGRAADLRPEDARRYLGV
- a CDS encoding ferritin-like domain-containing protein, producing MDGPAFVRGLEESLDQVLRRLSPEETLRAELDGALTIEKLLRIALRSELEATEIAARWLATTPEVEVKLAFARQIGDEAKHYRLIQERLRALGVDVTGFNPLAKGYGELYLYLTSLNDMVERIAAAQFTREAIATVWNREFIAFCERQGDAETARLYREVIQADEGFHHELGKELLGRYATTSQQQAKARTAMNRTLELAEEMQALNVRQGMRHAPTS